The proteins below are encoded in one region of Microbacterium pygmaeum:
- the carA gene encoding glutamine-hydrolyzing carbamoyl-phosphate synthase small subunit: protein MTALHTPEPAVLVLEDGTRHVGRAYGALGTTLGEVVFATGMTGYQETLTDPSYAGQIVLQTAPHIGNTGMNDEDPESRRIWVAGYIVRDPSRVVSNWRADESLDDALVSDGIIGISGIDTRSVTRHIRSAGSMRGGIFSGEAADLSPDQQLAIVQQAPQMSGLNLSAEVSVAATEVTPAAAAAGERIGNLAVLDLGVKQATIDNLAARGFDVHVLPQDVTIEQLRAIDPVAVFYSNGPGDPAASGDHVQLLRGVLDGGLPFFGICFGNQLLGRALGLGTYKLPFGHRGINQPVLDKTTGRVEITAHNHGFAVEAPLEGEFDSPNGYGRIEVSHVGLNDDVVEGLRALDIPAFSVQYHPEAAAGPHDANYLFDRFRDMVIATQENRKNA, encoded by the coding sequence ATGACTGCCCTGCACACTCCCGAACCCGCGGTCCTCGTGCTCGAGGACGGCACCCGCCATGTCGGGCGCGCATACGGCGCCCTGGGCACCACGCTGGGCGAGGTGGTCTTCGCCACCGGTATGACCGGCTACCAGGAGACCCTGACGGATCCCTCCTACGCCGGCCAGATCGTCCTGCAGACTGCACCGCACATCGGCAACACCGGGATGAACGACGAGGACCCCGAGTCGCGTCGCATCTGGGTGGCGGGCTACATCGTGCGCGACCCGTCCCGCGTGGTCTCGAACTGGCGGGCCGACGAATCACTCGATGACGCGCTGGTCAGCGACGGGATCATCGGCATCAGCGGCATCGACACGCGCTCGGTCACGCGGCACATCCGCTCGGCGGGCAGCATGCGGGGCGGGATCTTCTCCGGGGAGGCCGCGGACCTGAGCCCCGACCAGCAGCTGGCGATCGTGCAGCAGGCGCCCCAGATGTCCGGGCTGAACCTGTCCGCCGAGGTGTCGGTGGCAGCGACCGAGGTCACCCCGGCAGCCGCTGCCGCCGGCGAGCGCATCGGGAACCTCGCCGTGCTCGACCTCGGCGTGAAGCAGGCCACGATCGACAACCTCGCCGCCCGCGGCTTCGATGTCCACGTGCTCCCGCAGGATGTCACGATCGAGCAGCTGCGCGCCATCGACCCGGTCGCGGTCTTCTACTCCAACGGCCCCGGCGACCCCGCGGCATCCGGAGATCACGTCCAGCTGCTGCGCGGCGTCCTCGATGGCGGCCTGCCCTTCTTCGGCATCTGCTTCGGCAACCAGCTGCTCGGCCGCGCGCTGGGGCTGGGCACCTACAAGCTCCCGTTCGGGCACCGCGGCATCAACCAGCCGGTGCTGGACAAGACCACCGGTCGGGTGGAGATCACGGCGCACAACCACGGCTTCGCCGTCGAGGCGCCTCTGGAGGGCGAGTTCGACAGCCCGAACGGTTACGGCCGCATCGAGGTGAGCCACGTCGGCCTCAACGACGATGTCGTGGAGGGCCTGCGCGCCCTGGACATCCCGGCCTTCTCCGTGCAGTACCACCCCGAGGCCGCCGCCGGACCCCACGACGCCAACTACCTGTTCGACCGATTCCGCGACATGGTCATCGCCACCCAGGAGAACCGTAAGAATGCCTAA
- the pyrF gene encoding orotidine-5'-phosphate decarboxylase: MTTFGQRLRDALAEHGPLCVGIDPHASLLEAWGLDAGAAGTREFGLRVVEAAAGRVGVVKPQVSFFERFGSAGFAALEDVLSAARAAGLVVIADAKRGDIGTTMEGYTAAWLHPGSPLEADAVTLSPYLGPDSLQKTLTTALRLDKGAFILAATSNPEALPVQTALTVDAAADEGQRVAERVARDAGWYNVGLPGALGSIGVVVGATVDRAAFGLSDIVLAGTPILAPGFGAQGAAPADLKRRFGYVAANVVASESRSILSAGPGDIAARIRQRADLYRESLDG; the protein is encoded by the coding sequence GTGACGACGTTCGGTCAGCGCCTGCGCGATGCGCTCGCGGAGCACGGCCCGCTGTGCGTCGGGATCGATCCGCACGCGAGTCTGCTCGAGGCATGGGGACTGGATGCCGGGGCCGCAGGCACCCGCGAGTTCGGCCTGCGGGTCGTCGAGGCCGCTGCGGGCCGTGTTGGCGTCGTCAAGCCCCAGGTGTCGTTCTTCGAGCGCTTCGGGTCCGCAGGGTTCGCGGCCCTCGAGGACGTGCTGTCCGCCGCGCGCGCCGCCGGTCTCGTCGTGATCGCCGACGCGAAGCGCGGCGACATCGGCACCACCATGGAGGGGTACACCGCAGCCTGGCTGCACCCAGGCTCGCCGTTGGAAGCGGACGCGGTCACCTTGAGCCCCTACCTCGGGCCGGACTCCCTGCAGAAGACGCTCACCACCGCGCTGCGCCTGGACAAGGGCGCCTTCATCCTGGCGGCGACGAGCAACCCCGAGGCGCTGCCGGTGCAGACCGCACTCACCGTGGATGCCGCCGCCGACGAGGGTCAGCGGGTCGCGGAGCGGGTCGCCCGCGATGCCGGCTGGTACAACGTGGGCCTGCCCGGCGCACTCGGGTCCATCGGCGTGGTCGTGGGCGCGACGGTCGATCGTGCCGCGTTCGGACTCAGCGACATCGTGCTGGCGGGCACCCCGATCCTGGCTCCGGGATTCGGCGCGCAGGGCGCGGCTCCCGCAGATCTGAAACGGCGCTTCGGCTACGTCGCCGCCAATGTGGTGGCCAGCGAGAGCCGCAGCATCCTCTCCGCCGGCCCCGGGGACATCGCCGCACGCATCCGGCAACGCGCGGATCTGTACCGGGAGAGCCTCGATGGCTGA
- the gmk gene encoding guanylate kinase: MAEHADAPEETPPGAAGSPARTPPEVDRVAASRKAVAARRARASLKRDVSMRVIEPQQLFERALADPTSPAGTMRVPEFLTSLPAIGEGKRDRILEELSISPVKRLGGLGARQRAVLRRFLDARFPPQRARGGRSRLVVLAGPTAVGKGTVAGYIKEHHPEILLSVSATTRPARPGEIDGEHYYFVDDAEFDRLIETDQLLEHATVHNKYRYGTPRGPIEAALQAGRTVLLEIDLQGARQVRAAEPSATLVFLLPPSWDELVQRLVGRGTEGAEERARRLRTAKRELAAQHEFDFRVVNEDVASAAREVVESVQVPSR; encoded by the coding sequence ATGGCTGAGCACGCGGACGCGCCAGAGGAAACTCCGCCCGGCGCCGCCGGTTCGCCGGCACGCACCCCGCCGGAGGTCGACCGCGTGGCGGCCTCGCGCAAAGCGGTCGCCGCGCGCCGGGCACGCGCATCCCTCAAGCGCGACGTCTCCATGCGCGTCATCGAGCCGCAGCAGCTGTTCGAGCGCGCCCTGGCCGACCCGACGTCGCCGGCCGGCACGATGCGGGTGCCCGAGTTCCTGACCAGCCTGCCGGCGATCGGCGAGGGGAAGCGCGACCGGATCCTCGAGGAGCTCTCGATCTCCCCGGTCAAACGCCTCGGCGGACTCGGCGCGCGCCAGCGCGCCGTCCTGCGGCGCTTCCTCGATGCGCGATTCCCCCCGCAGCGCGCGCGCGGCGGACGCAGCAGACTCGTCGTGCTGGCGGGGCCGACCGCGGTGGGCAAGGGCACGGTCGCCGGCTACATCAAGGAGCATCATCCGGAGATCCTGCTGTCGGTCTCGGCGACGACCCGTCCCGCGCGGCCGGGCGAGATCGACGGCGAGCACTACTACTTCGTGGACGATGCGGAGTTCGACCGGCTGATCGAGACCGACCAGCTGCTGGAGCACGCGACGGTGCACAACAAGTACCGTTACGGCACCCCTCGCGGGCCCATCGAGGCGGCGCTGCAGGCCGGTCGAACCGTCCTGCTCGAGATCGATCTGCAGGGTGCCCGCCAAGTGCGGGCGGCCGAACCGTCCGCGACGCTGGTCTTCCTCCTGCCGCCGAGCTGGGACGAACTCGTCCAGCGACTCGTCGGCCGCGGCACCGAGGGAGCCGAGGAACGGGCACGGCGACTTCGCACCGCGAAGCGCGAATTGGCCGCCCAGCACGAGTTCGATTTCCGCGTCGTGAACGAGGACGTCGCCTCCGCCGCCCGCGAGGTCGTAGAATCGGTGCAGGTGCCTTCGCGCTGA
- the carB gene encoding carbamoyl-phosphate synthase large subunit, with product MPKRDDITSVLVIGSGPIVIGQACEFDYSGTQACRVLREEGVRVILVNSNPATIMTDPDFADATYIEPITWQVIETIIAKERPDAILPTLGGQTALNAAIDLHNHGILEKYDIELIGANFEAINKGEDRQIFKQLVLDAGADVAASRIAHTIEECLAAADELGYPLVVRPSFTMGGLGSGFAYDERDLRRIAGAGLRDSPTTEVLLEESILGWKEYELELMRDTADNTVVVCSIENVDPVGVHTGDSITVAPALTLTDREYQKLRDIGIDIIRAVGVDTGGCNIQFAVDPATGRIIVIEMNPRVSRSSALASKATGFPIAKIAAKLAIGYRLDEIPNDITKVTPASFEPTLDYVVVKVPRFNFEKFPAADTTLTTTMKSVGEAMAIGRNYSTALQKALRSLEKRGSSFHWGPEARSVHELLEIAAVPTDGRIVVVQQALRAGATVPEAFEATGIDPWFLDQIVLINEVAELVRTAQELDAATLRLAKEHGFSDVQLGQLRGIPETEVRAIRHAFGLRPVYKTVDTCAGEFPALTPYHYSSYDFETEVAPSERTKIVIIGSGPNRIGQGVEFDYSCVHASFALSAAGYETVMVNCNPETVSTDYDTSDRLYFEPLTLEDVLEVLHAEAQSGQILGVICQLGGQTPLGLAKGIQEAGYRILGTSPEAIDLAEERQLFSDILDAAGLIAPRHGTAIDADGAVVVAEDIGYPVLVRPSFVLGGRGMEIVYDTASLREYFVRTAGEVIIGPGMPLLVDRFLDDAVELDVDALYDGSELYIGGVMEHIEEAGIHSGDSACTLPPISLGRSEIDRVRDATLAIAEGVGVQGLINVQFAISAGVLHVIEANPRASRTVPFVSKALGIPLAKAAARIMAGSTIAELKDEGLLPLVDGSRVPLDSPVSVKEAVLPFKRFRTKDGQTVDSVLGPEMRSTGEVMGIDRDFPRAFAKSQEAAYGGMPLSGTVFISVADSDKRAVILPAHRLQELGFTLVATEGTAEILARNGIAVQIVNKYSATQESGATNIVDLINAGEIDIVVNTPSGRSARADGYEIRAAAVAADKALFTTIAVLGAAVSAMDAVRAGYDVKSLQEYAIERKARL from the coding sequence ATGCCTAAGCGCGACGACATCACCAGCGTCCTGGTCATCGGCTCCGGCCCGATCGTCATCGGCCAGGCCTGCGAGTTCGACTACTCCGGAACCCAGGCGTGCCGGGTGCTGCGCGAGGAAGGCGTGCGCGTCATCCTCGTGAACTCGAACCCCGCGACGATCATGACCGATCCGGACTTCGCCGACGCGACGTACATCGAGCCGATCACCTGGCAGGTCATCGAGACCATCATCGCCAAGGAGCGACCCGACGCGATCCTGCCGACCCTGGGCGGTCAGACGGCGCTGAACGCCGCCATCGACCTGCACAACCACGGGATCCTCGAGAAGTACGACATCGAGCTGATCGGCGCCAACTTCGAGGCGATCAACAAGGGCGAGGACCGGCAGATCTTCAAGCAGCTCGTCCTGGACGCGGGGGCCGATGTCGCGGCATCCCGCATCGCCCACACGATCGAGGAATGCCTGGCCGCCGCCGACGAGCTCGGCTATCCGCTCGTCGTGCGTCCGAGCTTCACGATGGGCGGACTCGGCTCCGGCTTCGCGTACGACGAGCGCGACCTGCGCCGCATCGCCGGGGCGGGGCTGCGCGATTCGCCCACCACCGAGGTGCTCCTGGAGGAGTCGATCCTCGGCTGGAAGGAGTACGAGCTCGAGCTGATGCGCGACACGGCCGACAACACCGTCGTCGTCTGCTCCATCGAGAACGTGGACCCGGTCGGGGTCCACACCGGCGACTCGATCACCGTCGCACCCGCCCTCACGCTGACCGACCGCGAGTACCAGAAGCTCCGCGACATCGGCATCGACATCATCCGCGCCGTCGGCGTGGACACCGGCGGCTGCAACATCCAGTTCGCCGTCGACCCGGCGACCGGTCGCATCATCGTCATCGAGATGAACCCGCGCGTCTCGCGCTCCTCGGCTCTGGCCAGCAAGGCCACCGGCTTCCCGATCGCCAAGATCGCCGCCAAGCTCGCGATCGGCTATCGCCTCGACGAGATCCCCAACGACATCACGAAGGTGACCCCGGCCAGCTTCGAGCCGACCCTGGACTACGTCGTGGTCAAGGTGCCCCGCTTCAACTTCGAGAAGTTCCCGGCCGCCGACACGACGCTCACGACCACCATGAAGTCGGTGGGCGAGGCGATGGCGATCGGGCGCAACTACTCCACCGCGCTGCAGAAGGCGCTGCGCTCGCTGGAGAAGCGCGGGTCGAGCTTCCACTGGGGTCCTGAAGCGCGCTCGGTCCACGAGCTGCTGGAGATCGCCGCCGTCCCCACCGACGGGCGCATCGTCGTCGTGCAGCAGGCGCTGCGCGCCGGCGCCACCGTCCCGGAGGCGTTCGAGGCGACCGGGATCGACCCGTGGTTCCTCGACCAGATCGTGCTGATCAACGAGGTCGCCGAGCTCGTGCGGACCGCTCAGGAGCTGGATGCCGCGACGCTGCGTCTCGCGAAGGAGCACGGCTTCAGCGACGTGCAGCTGGGGCAGCTGCGCGGCATCCCCGAAACCGAGGTGCGCGCGATCCGCCACGCGTTCGGGCTCCGCCCGGTCTACAAGACGGTCGACACGTGCGCCGGTGAATTCCCCGCTCTGACGCCGTACCACTACTCCAGCTACGACTTCGAAACCGAGGTCGCGCCGTCGGAGCGGACGAAGATCGTCATCATCGGCTCCGGCCCCAACCGCATCGGCCAGGGGGTCGAATTCGACTACTCGTGCGTGCACGCCTCGTTCGCCCTGTCCGCGGCCGGCTACGAGACCGTCATGGTCAACTGCAATCCAGAGACCGTCTCGACCGACTACGACACCAGCGACCGGCTGTACTTCGAGCCGCTCACGCTGGAGGACGTCCTGGAGGTCCTGCACGCCGAGGCGCAGTCGGGGCAGATCCTCGGCGTGATCTGCCAGCTCGGCGGGCAGACGCCGCTGGGGCTGGCCAAGGGAATCCAGGAGGCGGGCTACCGCATTCTGGGCACGAGCCCCGAGGCGATCGACCTGGCCGAGGAGCGGCAGCTGTTCAGCGACATCCTCGACGCCGCGGGCCTGATCGCCCCCCGCCACGGCACCGCGATCGACGCGGACGGTGCGGTCGTGGTGGCCGAGGACATCGGCTACCCGGTGCTGGTGCGCCCCAGCTTCGTCCTCGGCGGTCGCGGCATGGAGATCGTCTACGACACCGCCAGTCTGCGCGAGTACTTCGTCCGCACCGCCGGCGAGGTGATCATCGGACCCGGTATGCCGCTCTTGGTCGACCGCTTCCTGGACGATGCCGTCGAACTCGACGTCGACGCGCTGTACGACGGATCCGAGCTGTACATCGGCGGCGTCATGGAGCACATCGAGGAGGCCGGCATCCACTCCGGCGACTCGGCGTGCACCCTGCCGCCGATCTCGCTCGGCCGTTCCGAGATCGACCGCGTCCGCGACGCGACCCTGGCGATCGCCGAGGGGGTCGGGGTGCAGGGGCTCATCAACGTGCAGTTCGCGATCAGCGCCGGAGTACTCCATGTCATCGAGGCGAACCCGCGCGCCAGCCGCACGGTGCCGTTCGTGTCGAAGGCCCTCGGCATCCCGCTGGCCAAGGCCGCGGCCCGCATCATGGCCGGCTCGACCATCGCCGAGCTCAAGGACGAGGGACTCCTCCCGCTCGTCGACGGCTCGCGCGTCCCGCTGGACTCCCCGGTCTCGGTGAAGGAGGCCGTCCTGCCCTTCAAGCGGTTCCGCACCAAGGACGGTCAGACGGTCGATTCGGTCCTGGGGCCCGAGATGCGCTCCACCGGCGAGGTGATGGGCATCGACCGCGACTTCCCGCGTGCGTTCGCCAAGAGCCAGGAGGCCGCCTACGGCGGCATGCCGCTGTCCGGCACGGTGTTCATCTCCGTGGCCGACAGCGACAAGCGGGCCGTCATCCTCCCGGCGCACCGCCTGCAGGAGCTGGGCTTCACCCTCGTGGCGACCGAGGGCACCGCGGAGATCCTCGCGCGCAACGGCATCGCCGTGCAGATCGTCAACAAGTACAGCGCGACGCAGGAATCCGGTGCGACCAACATCGTCGACCTGATCAACGCGGGCGAGATCGACATCGTCGTGAACACGCCGAGCGGCCGGTCGGCGCGTGCGGACGGGTACGAGATCCGGGCGGCGGCGGTCGCCGCGGACAAGGCGCTGTTCACCACCATCGCCGTCCTGGGCGCCGCCGTCAGCGCGATGGACGCGGTCCGCGCCGGGTACGACGTGAAGAGCCTGCAGGAGTACGCCATCGAGCGGAAGGCGCGCCTGTGA
- the rpoZ gene encoding DNA-directed RNA polymerase subunit omega, producing the protein MAGTNNGIIDPPIDSLLGKVDSKYQLVIYASKRARQINDYYSDLHEGNLFDNVGPLVDSTVEDKPLTIAMHEIHEDKLRLRSLES; encoded by the coding sequence ATGGCCGGAACGAACAACGGAATCATCGATCCCCCCATCGACAGCCTGCTCGGCAAAGTCGACTCGAAGTACCAGCTGGTCATCTACGCATCCAAGCGGGCGCGTCAGATCAACGACTACTACTCCGACCTGCACGAGGGGAACCTCTTCGACAACGTCGGACCGCTGGTGGATTCGACCGTCGAGGACAAGCCCCTCACGATCGCGATGCACGAGATCCACGAGGACAAGCTGCGTCTGCGCTCGCTCGAATCGTGA
- a CDS encoding PH-like domain-containing protein: MTREMLLAIMIAIVVALIALAVWAWLRRTRRDAGLPAPYAELPPDTEVLSTWDALYVATTRHGQPLERLAMRGLGFRSRVGISVTTAGVALDLTGQPRMLIARDRIQSVGLATVAIDRVVERDGLVKLSWRPDDSTVVDTYFRAQTGSSRSLADAIGIILTPSTGTDA, from the coding sequence ATGACGCGCGAGATGCTGCTCGCGATCATGATCGCCATCGTCGTCGCCCTCATCGCACTCGCCGTCTGGGCGTGGCTGCGACGGACCCGGCGCGATGCCGGCCTGCCCGCACCGTACGCGGAGCTTCCCCCGGACACCGAGGTGCTCAGCACGTGGGATGCGCTGTACGTGGCCACGACCCGGCACGGCCAGCCGCTCGAGCGCCTCGCGATGCGCGGCCTCGGGTTCCGCTCCCGCGTCGGGATCAGCGTCACCACCGCCGGGGTCGCGCTCGATCTGACCGGCCAGCCACGGATGCTCATCGCGCGGGACCGCATCCAGAGCGTCGGCCTGGCGACCGTCGCCATCGACCGCGTGGTCGAGCGCGACGGGCTCGTCAAGCTCTCGTGGCGTCCCGACGACAGCACGGTCGTCGATACCTACTTTCGAGCGCAGACCGGGTCGTCCCGCTCGCTCGCCGACGCGATCGGCATCATCCTCACGCCTTCGACAGGAACGGACGCATGA
- the metK gene encoding methionine adenosyltransferase, translated as MTELRLFTSESVTEGHPDKICDQISDSILDALLAVDKNSRVAVETLVTTGLVHVAGEVRTEGYVDIPTTVRQVVNRIGYTSSDTGFDGDSCGVSVSIGEQSSDIATGVDTALEHREEGSVDPLDAQGAGDQGIMFGYATNETPQLMPIAIWTAHRIAERLTEARRSGALPFLRPDGKTQVTIGYDGTVPRTIETVVLSTQHDPDISLAALRAAVDAEVIAPILAETGLEIGDARSIINPAGPFVIGGPKGDAGLTGRKIIIDTYGGASRHGGGAFSGKDPSKVDRSAAYAMRWVAKNAVAAGLADRLEVQVAYAIGRAQPVGLYVESFGTGHVSDEVITRALLDVFDLRPKAIIDQLDLLRPIYAQTAAYGHFGRELPDFTWERTDRVDDLRAAAGL; from the coding sequence ATGACCGAACTGCGTCTGTTCACCTCTGAGTCCGTGACCGAGGGTCACCCCGACAAGATCTGCGATCAGATCTCGGACAGCATCCTCGATGCGCTGCTCGCAGTCGACAAGAACAGCCGGGTGGCGGTCGAGACGTTGGTCACGACCGGCCTGGTGCACGTTGCCGGCGAGGTGCGCACCGAGGGCTACGTGGACATCCCCACCACGGTGCGCCAGGTGGTCAACCGCATCGGCTACACCTCCAGCGACACCGGATTCGACGGCGACTCCTGCGGCGTGAGCGTCTCCATCGGCGAACAGTCCAGCGACATCGCCACCGGCGTGGACACCGCGCTCGAGCACCGCGAAGAGGGCTCGGTCGACCCGCTGGATGCCCAGGGCGCAGGCGACCAGGGCATCATGTTCGGGTACGCGACGAACGAGACACCGCAGCTCATGCCGATCGCGATCTGGACCGCCCACCGCATCGCGGAGCGACTGACCGAGGCGCGTCGCAGCGGCGCGCTTCCGTTCCTGCGTCCCGACGGCAAGACCCAGGTCACCATCGGCTACGACGGCACCGTCCCGCGGACCATCGAGACGGTGGTGCTCTCCACGCAGCACGACCCCGACATCTCGCTGGCAGCGCTGCGCGCAGCCGTCGATGCCGAGGTCATCGCCCCGATCCTCGCCGAGACCGGACTCGAGATCGGCGACGCGCGCTCGATCATCAATCCGGCAGGGCCGTTCGTGATCGGCGGCCCGAAGGGCGACGCCGGCCTGACCGGCCGCAAGATCATCATCGACACCTACGGCGGTGCCTCACGCCACGGCGGCGGCGCATTCAGTGGCAAGGACCCGTCGAAGGTCGACCGCTCGGCCGCGTACGCGATGCGCTGGGTGGCCAAGAACGCCGTGGCCGCCGGTCTCGCCGACCGACTCGAGGTGCAGGTCGCGTACGCCATCGGCCGCGCACAGCCGGTCGGACTCTACGTGGAGTCCTTCGGCACCGGGCACGTCTCGGACGAGGTGATCACCCGCGCCCTGCTCGACGTGTTCGATCTGCGCCCGAAGGCGATCATCGATCAGCTCGACCTGCTGCGTCCGATCTACGCGCAGACGGCCGCATACGGGCACTTCGGCCGCGAGCTGCCCGACTTCACGTGGGAGCGCACCGACCGCGTCGACGACCTGCGCGCAGCTGCCGGGCTGTGA
- a CDS encoding dihydroorotase, protein MNQVLLITGARIEGGTAADLVVEGGRITEVGTALSRSGATRIDADGLVALPGLVDLHTHLREPGYEVSETVLTGTRAAAAGGFTAVFAMPNTSPVADTAGVVEQELALGEAAGYATVQPIGAVTIGQKGERLAELGAMASSRAKVRVFSDDGFCVWDPLIMRRALEYVKAFDGVIAQHAQDPRLTEGAQMNEGAVSAELGLAGWPAVAEESIIARDVLLAQHVGSRLHVCHLSTAGSVDIIRWAKKRGIAVTAEVTPHHLLLTEELVRGYDARYKVNPPLRREEDVLAVREGLADGTIDIVATDHAPHPSENKTCEWPAAANGMVGLESAVHVVQKAVVDTGMLTWADVARVLSRTPAEIGRLSGHGTPLEAGQPAELTLYDPTASSVFGREDLHGRSANSPYLGTELPGRVVWTIHRGRPTVADGRLLERGETT, encoded by the coding sequence ATGAACCAGGTCCTCCTGATCACCGGAGCCCGCATCGAAGGCGGCACGGCCGCCGATCTGGTCGTCGAGGGCGGCCGCATCACGGAAGTCGGCACCGCCCTGTCGCGCTCGGGTGCGACGCGCATCGACGCCGACGGGCTGGTCGCTCTGCCCGGCCTCGTCGACCTGCACACGCATCTGCGCGAGCCGGGCTACGAGGTGTCCGAGACGGTCCTCACCGGAACCCGCGCCGCGGCCGCAGGCGGATTCACCGCCGTGTTCGCGATGCCCAACACCTCGCCGGTCGCCGACACCGCCGGCGTGGTGGAGCAGGAGCTCGCGCTCGGCGAGGCGGCCGGCTACGCGACGGTGCAGCCCATCGGCGCGGTCACCATCGGCCAGAAGGGCGAGCGTCTCGCGGAGCTCGGGGCGATGGCCTCATCCCGGGCGAAGGTCCGCGTGTTCAGCGACGACGGCTTCTGCGTCTGGGATCCGCTGATCATGCGCCGGGCGCTGGAGTACGTCAAGGCGTTCGACGGCGTCATCGCCCAGCATGCGCAGGATCCGCGTCTGACCGAGGGCGCCCAGATGAACGAGGGGGCCGTCTCGGCGGAACTCGGTCTCGCGGGCTGGCCCGCCGTCGCCGAGGAGTCGATCATCGCCCGCGACGTGCTTCTCGCGCAGCACGTCGGCTCACGCCTGCACGTCTGCCACCTGTCCACGGCGGGATCCGTCGACATCATCCGCTGGGCGAAGAAGCGCGGGATCGCCGTCACGGCGGAGGTGACCCCGCACCATCTGCTCCTGACCGAAGAGCTCGTGCGCGGGTACGACGCCCGGTACAAGGTGAATCCGCCGCTGCGTCGGGAAGAGGACGTTCTGGCCGTCCGCGAGGGACTCGCCGACGGCACCATCGACATCGTCGCGACCGACCACGCACCCCACCCGTCCGAGAACAAGACTTGCGAATGGCCCGCGGCAGCCAACGGCATGGTGGGCCTGGAGAGTGCCGTCCACGTCGTCCAGAAGGCGGTCGTGGACACCGGCATGCTGACCTGGGCCGATGTCGCCCGCGTGCTCTCGCGTACGCCGGCCGAGATCGGCCGGCTGAGCGGCCACGGCACGCCACTGGAGGCGGGGCAGCCGGCAGAGCTCACGCTCTACGATCCGACCGCGTCGAGCGTCTTCGGACGCGAGGACCTGCACGGGCGCAGCGCGAACTCGCCGTACCTGGGCACCGAACTGCCCGGGCGCGTCGTCTGGACGATCCATCGCGGCCGGCCCACGGTCGCGGACGGCCGCCTCTTGGAGCGCGGGGAGACGACATGA